In Flavobacterium okayamense, a single window of DNA contains:
- a CDS encoding ribonucleoside-diphosphate reductase subunit alpha, producing the protein MFVVKRDGRKEPVMFDKITDRIRMMCYELNELVDPVKVAMRVIEGLYDGVTTSELDNLAAETAASMTVTHPDYAQLAARIAVSNLHKNSKKSFSETMTDLYEYVNPRTGQEAPMLSDEVYNVIMENAERLDSSIIYNRDFNYDYFGFKTLERSYLLKINGKIAERPQHMLMRVSVGIHLNDIDAAIETYELMSKKYFTHATPTLFNAGTPKPQMSSCFLLTMKDDSIDGIYDTLKQTAKISQSAGGIGLSIHNVRATGSYIRGTNGTSNGIVPMLRVFNDTARYVDQGGGKRKGSFAIYVEPWHADIMEFLELKKNHGKEEMRARDLFYAMWIPDLFMKRVEADSTWTLMCPNECPGMYDVHSEEFEKMYLDYEAAGKGRKTIKARELWEKILESQIETGTPYMLYKDAANRKSNQKNLGTIRSSNLCTEILEYTSEDEIAVCNLASISLPMFVEDGKFNHQYLYDVTKRITRNLNKVIDRNYYPVKEAENSNMRHRPVGLGVQGLADAFILMRLPFTSDEAKQLNQEIFETIYFAAVTASMEMAKEEGAYSTFKGSPISQGEFQYNLWGLNDSDLSGRWDWTSLRKEVMEHGVRNSLLLAPMPTASTSQILGNNEAFEPYTSNIYTRRVLSGEFIVVNKHLLHDLVSLGLWNENLKQEIMRNNGSIQNIDVIPQDIKDLYKTVWEMSMKDIIDMSRQRGYFIDQSQSLNLFMEGATMAKLTSMHFYAWKSGLKTGMYYLRTKSAVDAIKFTLNNEKKAQPKPEVEANAVNVEAEGMSAAEFRAMLERSKNAGPEDCEMCGS; encoded by the coding sequence ATGTTCGTAGTAAAAAGAGATGGTAGAAAAGAGCCGGTAATGTTCGATAAAATTACTGACCGCATCCGTATGATGTGTTATGAGTTAAACGAATTAGTAGATCCTGTTAAAGTAGCTATGCGAGTTATTGAAGGATTATACGATGGAGTTACGACTTCCGAATTAGATAATTTAGCGGCTGAAACTGCCGCATCGATGACGGTAACACATCCAGATTATGCACAATTAGCTGCTCGTATCGCCGTTTCAAACTTACATAAGAACTCTAAAAAATCGTTTTCTGAAACGATGACCGATTTGTATGAGTATGTAAATCCTCGTACAGGTCAAGAAGCACCAATGTTATCGGATGAGGTGTACAATGTTATCATGGAAAATGCTGAGCGTTTAGATTCTAGTATTATCTATAACCGTGATTTTAACTATGACTATTTCGGATTTAAAACACTTGAACGTTCATACTTGTTAAAAATAAACGGTAAAATTGCCGAGCGTCCGCAACACATGTTAATGCGTGTTTCAGTGGGTATTCACTTAAATGACATCGATGCGGCAATTGAAACGTATGAGTTAATGTCTAAAAAATACTTTACTCATGCTACGCCAACGCTATTTAACGCGGGAACTCCAAAACCTCAAATGTCTTCATGTTTCTTATTAACGATGAAAGATGATAGTATTGACGGAATTTACGATACGTTAAAACAAACGGCAAAAATTTCACAATCAGCAGGTGGTATTGGTTTGTCTATTCACAATGTAAGAGCAACAGGTTCCTATATTCGTGGTACAAACGGTACATCTAATGGAATTGTGCCAATGTTACGTGTGTTTAATGATACGGCGCGTTATGTAGATCAAGGTGGAGGAAAACGTAAAGGTAGTTTTGCTATTTATGTAGAACCTTGGCATGCTGATATTATGGAATTCTTAGAATTGAAGAAGAACCATGGTAAAGAAGAAATGCGTGCTCGTGATTTATTCTATGCGATGTGGATTCCAGATTTATTCATGAAACGTGTAGAAGCAGATAGCACTTGGACGTTAATGTGTCCAAATGAGTGTCCTGGAATGTACGATGTGCACAGTGAAGAATTCGAAAAAATGTATTTGGATTATGAAGCGGCTGGAAAAGGAAGGAAAACAATTAAGGCTCGTGAACTTTGGGAAAAAATATTAGAATCTCAAATTGAGACAGGTACGCCTTATATGTTATATAAAGATGCTGCGAATAGAAAATCAAATCAAAAGAATTTAGGAACTATTCGTTCGTCTAACTTATGTACTGAGATTTTAGAATATACATCTGAAGATGAAATTGCAGTTTGTAACTTAGCTTCAATTTCATTACCAATGTTTGTGGAAGATGGGAAGTTCAACCACCAATATTTATATGATGTAACAAAACGTATTACACGTAACTTAAATAAGGTAATCGATAGAAATTACTATCCGGTTAAAGAAGCAGAAAACTCAAACATGCGTCACCGTCCTGTTGGTCTAGGTGTTCAGGGTCTAGCTGATGCTTTTATATTAATGCGTTTGCCATTTACAAGTGATGAAGCAAAACAATTAAACCAAGAAATCTTCGAAACTATTTATTTTGCAGCTGTAACGGCTTCAATGGAAATGGCTAAAGAAGAAGGAGCATATTCAACTTTTAAAGGTTCACCTATTTCTCAAGGAGAATTCCAATACAACCTTTGGGGATTAAACGATTCAGATTTATCAGGTCGTTGGGATTGGACTTCATTACGAAAAGAAGTAATGGAACATGGTGTGCGTAATTCATTGTTATTAGCGCCAATGCCAACAGCTTCAACTTCTCAAATTTTAGGTAATAACGAAGCTTTTGAGCCGTATACTTCAAATATTTATACACGTCGAGTTTTATCGGGTGAATTTATTGTAGTAAATAAACACTTATTACACGATTTAGTTTCATTAGGATTATGGAATGAGAACCTAAAACAAGAAATTATGCGTAATAACGGTTCAATCCAAAATATCGATGTGATTCCTCAAGATATTAAAGACTTGTATAAAACAGTTTGGGAAATGAGTATGAAAGACATAATTGATATGTCACGCCAACGTGGTTACTTCATTGATCAATCACAATCTTTAAACTTGTTTATGGAAGGTGCTACAATGGCAAAATTAACATCTATGCACTTCTATGCTTGGAAAAGCGGCTTAAAAACAGGAATGTATTATTTAAGAACAAAATCAGCCGTTGATGCTATCAAGTTTACATTAAATAATGAGAAAAAAGCACAGCCAAAACCTGAAGTAGAAGCTAATGCAGTGAATGTTGAAGCTGAAGGAATGAGCGCTGCTGAATTTAGAGCAATGCTTGAACGTTCTAAAAATGCTGGCCCAGAAGATTGTGAAATGTGTGGTTCTTAA
- a CDS encoding HupE/UreJ family protein, which yields MSEFWLYFKLGLNHVLDIHAYDHVLYLIALMVPYAFKDWKRVLLLVSLFTVGHTLALMLSVYGVVYINPSLVEFLIPITILTTAGFHLFTAGKSGKKESISFVAIITVFFGIIHGLGFSNYFKTILPGNASDKLLPLLEFALGIEAAQLVVVFIVLILAYVVQTFFRFSKRDWALVMSAFIIGVVLPMIIESEIWNR from the coding sequence ATGTCAGAATTTTGGTTGTATTTTAAGTTAGGACTTAACCACGTTTTAGATATACATGCTTACGATCATGTATTGTATTTAATTGCGCTTATGGTTCCTTATGCCTTTAAAGATTGGAAACGCGTTTTATTGTTGGTTTCACTATTCACAGTTGGACATACTTTAGCATTAATGCTGTCAGTTTATGGAGTAGTTTATATAAACCCGAGTCTTGTCGAGTTTTTAATCCCAATTACAATTTTGACAACTGCAGGATTTCATTTGTTTACTGCTGGAAAATCAGGAAAGAAAGAAAGTATTTCTTTTGTGGCTATAATTACTGTATTCTTCGGAATTATTCATGGATTAGGTTTTTCAAATTATTTTAAAACAATTTTACCAGGGAACGCTTCCGATAAGCTTTTGCCTTTGTTAGAATTTGCTTTAGGAATTGAAGCTGCACAGTTAGTCGTAGTATTTATAGTGTTGATTTTAGCTTATGTGGTGCAAACTTTTTTCAGATTTTCAAAAAGAGATTGGGCATTAGTGATGTCGGCATTTATAATTGGTGTAGTTTTGCCTATGATAATAGAAAGTGAAATTTGGAACAGATAA
- a CDS encoding S41 family peptidase — translation MSSSRKIFFPLALSIAVAFGLLLGNKLSRNNDVASTVSGKNKLNRLLDFIDREYVDDVNTDSIVDITVDKILENLDPHSIYINKKDLVAVSESMNGNFVGIGVNFYMYKDTVAIIKTIKDGPSEKAGLKAGDRILFAENFQLFDKKISNDTLFSKLKGEVGSEVNLTIFRKSTNKKFKLKVKRDVIPIKSVDVALKVSDEVGYIKINRFAETTYNEFHKGLLKLKAQGIKSLIVDVRGNGGGYLEMAEKIADEFLKDKELIVKTKNKKGNEDLSFATEEGDFESGKIYVLIDENTASASEILAGAIQDNDRGTIVGRRSFGKGLVQREMPLGDGSAVRLTVARYYTPSGRSIQKPFEDKADGYFNEFEKRFANGELYEADSIKVADSLKYKTIKKGRIVYGGGGIIPDVFVPLSSNHGEEATTMIMQSGLVDYFVFEELDKNRAFFEKLSLENLKTEIFANDKYFNDFQNYVAQGGFLMDYSNKEKILTYLYAEFVRQLFSDEAHYKIILQEDAMVKKVLELK, via the coding sequence ATGTCATCCTCTCGTAAAATATTTTTTCCTTTAGCTTTGTCCATTGCTGTAGCATTCGGATTATTGCTCGGGAATAAATTGTCTCGAAATAACGATGTTGCTTCAACAGTTTCTGGTAAAAATAAATTAAATCGATTACTCGATTTTATCGACAGAGAATATGTAGATGATGTAAATACCGATTCTATTGTTGATATTACGGTAGATAAAATTCTCGAAAATCTCGATCCCCATTCCATCTATATCAATAAGAAGGATTTAGTTGCCGTTTCTGAAAGTATGAATGGAAATTTTGTGGGAATTGGTGTTAATTTCTACATGTATAAAGATACCGTTGCAATTATTAAAACCATAAAAGACGGACCTTCTGAAAAAGCCGGATTAAAAGCGGGTGACCGAATTCTTTTTGCTGAAAATTTCCAACTTTTCGATAAAAAGATTTCCAACGATACATTGTTTTCTAAGTTGAAAGGCGAAGTAGGTTCAGAAGTGAATTTGACCATTTTTAGAAAATCAACCAATAAAAAATTTAAACTGAAAGTTAAGCGCGATGTAATTCCTATTAAAAGTGTTGATGTTGCTTTGAAGGTTTCAGATGAGGTGGGTTATATTAAAATTAATCGCTTTGCTGAAACGACATATAACGAATTTCACAAAGGACTTTTAAAATTGAAAGCACAAGGAATAAAATCGTTAATTGTAGATGTTCGCGGAAACGGTGGTGGTTATCTAGAAATGGCTGAAAAAATTGCCGATGAGTTTTTAAAAGACAAAGAATTAATTGTTAAAACAAAAAACAAAAAAGGAAACGAAGATTTAAGTTTCGCCACTGAAGAAGGTGATTTTGAAAGTGGTAAGATTTATGTTTTAATTGATGAAAATACGGCTTCTGCAAGTGAAATTTTAGCCGGTGCTATTCAAGATAACGATAGAGGAACAATCGTTGGTCGTCGTTCTTTTGGTAAAGGTTTAGTACAACGCGAAATGCCACTTGGAGATGGTTCGGCGGTGCGATTAACTGTGGCGAGATATTACACGCCTTCAGGTCGTTCTATTCAAAAACCTTTTGAAGACAAAGCAGATGGTTACTTTAACGAATTTGAAAAGCGTTTTGCAAATGGCGAATTATACGAAGCAGATAGCATTAAAGTTGCCGATAGTTTAAAATACAAAACCATTAAAAAAGGACGAATTGTTTATGGCGGTGGCGGAATTATTCCTGATGTTTTTGTGCCATTAAGTTCAAATCATGGCGAAGAAGCAACTACGATGATAATGCAATCGGGCTTGGTTGATTATTTTGTGTTTGAAGAATTAGATAAAAATCGTGCTTTCTTCGAAAAGCTATCATTAGAGAATTTAAAAACTGAAATTTTTGCTAACGATAAGTATTTTAATGATTTTCAGAATTATGTTGCGCAAGGTGGATTCTTAATGGATTATTCTAACAAAGAAAAAATTCTAACGTATTTGTATGCTGAATTTGTTCGCCAACTTTTTAGTGACGAAGCGCACTATAAAATCATTTTGCAAGAAGACGCAATGGTGAAAAAGGTTTTGGAGTTAAAATAA
- a CDS encoding GNAT family N-acetyltransferase produces MVIRKGTKEDVSSILSLITELAVFEKEPDAVVVTEADLLRDGFSENPLYYTFIAEENGEVIGIALYYYRYSTWKGKTIHLEDLIVRENKRGTGAGFALYKKIIEQGKIDGVRRIEWNVLDWNINAIKFYEKSGAKLLDDWRVVQMDENGINTFLNQNT; encoded by the coding sequence ATGGTTATACGAAAAGGAACAAAAGAAGACGTATCGAGTATTTTAAGCTTAATTACCGAATTAGCAGTTTTTGAGAAAGAACCTGATGCTGTAGTTGTTACTGAAGCTGATTTATTGCGCGATGGTTTTTCTGAAAATCCTTTGTATTATACATTTATTGCAGAAGAAAATGGAGAGGTAATTGGAATAGCGTTGTATTATTACCGCTACTCTACTTGGAAAGGAAAAACCATTCATTTAGAAGATTTAATTGTTCGCGAAAACAAACGTGGTACTGGTGCTGGTTTTGCTTTGTACAAAAAAATAATCGAACAAGGTAAAATAGATGGCGTACGAAGAATAGAATGGAATGTACTTGACTGGAATATAAACGCTATTAAATTTTATGAAAAGAGTGGCGCTAAATTGTTAGACGATTGGCGTGTCGTTCAAATGGATGAAAACGGAATCAATACTTTTTTAAATCAGAATACATAA
- a CDS encoding ribonucleotide-diphosphate reductase subunit beta — translation MSVVEPILQENKDRFVIFPIKHHDIWEWYKKQEACFWTAEEIDLHQDITDWNTKLNDDEKFFVKHILAFFAASDGIVNENLAENFVSEVQYTEAKFFYGFQLMMENIHSETYSLLIDTYVKDEKEKNVLFKALENFPAIAKKAEWALKWVESESFAERLIAFAAVEGIFFSGAFCSIFWLKKRGVMPGLTFSNELISRDEGMHCDFAVHLHNNHLVNKVSKSRITEILTNALDIEREFITESLPVSLIGMNAKLMTQYLEFVTDRLLVELGCDKVYNVTNPFDFMDMISLQGKTNFFEKRVSEYQKAGVLNNDSEGNKISFDADF, via the coding sequence ATGTCTGTAGTAGAGCCTATTTTGCAAGAAAACAAAGATCGATTTGTAATTTTTCCAATTAAACACCACGATATTTGGGAATGGTACAAGAAACAAGAGGCTTGTTTTTGGACTGCAGAAGAAATTGATTTGCATCAGGATATTACAGATTGGAATACAAAATTAAACGATGATGAAAAGTTCTTCGTTAAGCATATTTTAGCATTTTTTGCAGCTTCTGATGGGATTGTGAATGAAAATTTAGCGGAAAACTTTGTAAGTGAAGTTCAATATACTGAAGCAAAATTCTTTTACGGGTTTCAATTAATGATGGAGAACATTCATTCAGAAACGTATTCCTTATTGATTGATACTTACGTTAAAGACGAAAAAGAGAAAAATGTTTTATTCAAAGCGTTAGAAAATTTTCCAGCAATCGCTAAAAAAGCAGAATGGGCTTTAAAATGGGTAGAGTCTGAATCTTTTGCAGAACGTTTAATTGCTTTTGCTGCTGTAGAAGGAATTTTCTTTTCAGGGGCATTCTGTTCAATTTTCTGGTTAAAGAAAAGAGGAGTTATGCCTGGATTAACATTCTCAAATGAGTTAATTTCTCGAGACGAAGGTATGCACTGTGATTTTGCTGTTCACTTACACAATAACCATTTAGTTAACAAGGTTTCAAAATCTAGAATTACTGAAATTTTAACTAATGCTTTAGATATCGAAAGAGAATTTATAACAGAAAGTTTGCCAGTTAGTTTAATTGGTATGAACGCCAAGTTAATGACGCAATATTTAGAGTTTGTAACTGATAGATTGTTAGTGGAACTTGGTTGTGATAAAGTTTACAATGTAACAAATCCATTCGATTTTATGGATATGATTTCGTTACAAGGAAAAACAAATTTCTTTGAAAAAAGAGTTTCTGAATATCAAAAAGCTGGCGTTTTAAATAACGATTCAGAAGGAAATAAAATTAGCTTCGACGCTGATTTTTAA
- a CDS encoding FAD-dependent oxidoreductase, producing MFDVLIIGGGAAGVSTALLLGSAVKKPYAENKKIGIITHQRASYLQTGIYNNVYGIKAGTLGSDLLRESLEQLTELYPHLEQIDKEKVTAISKTDFGYLITTNKNEYQTKIVVVAINSNSPMTIEGLEDYIIPHEKAAPSKNRIQLKNTENLVTEGLYVAGTLAGCRSQLSIAAGSGANAAAEILTLWNNGEFAQVHDAIGK from the coding sequence ATGTTTGATGTTCTAATCATTGGTGGCGGTGCCGCTGGAGTTTCTACAGCTTTACTTTTAGGTTCGGCGGTTAAGAAACCTTATGCCGAAAATAAAAAAATTGGCATTATTACTCATCAACGCGCTTCTTATCTTCAAACAGGAATTTACAATAATGTTTACGGAATTAAAGCAGGAACTTTAGGAAGTGATTTACTTCGTGAAAGCTTAGAACAACTGACTGAACTTTATCCTCACCTTGAACAAATTGACAAAGAAAAAGTAACTGCAATTTCTAAAACCGATTTTGGCTATTTAATCACTACAAATAAAAATGAATACCAAACGAAAATTGTAGTTGTTGCCATAAACTCTAACAGTCCAATGACAATTGAAGGTTTAGAAGACTATATCATTCCACATGAAAAAGCGGCTCCTTCTAAAAACCGCATTCAACTGAAGAATACCGAAAACTTAGTAACTGAAGGTTTATATGTAGCTGGAACTTTGGCCGGTTGCAGAAGCCAACTTTCTATTGCTGCCGGAAGTGGTGCGAATGCTGCTGCTGAAATTTTGACTTTATGGAATAATGGTGAATTTGCACAAGTGCATGATGCTATTGGGAAGTAG
- a CDS encoding MarC family protein, with amino-acid sequence MFDWKEIFTISMILFAVIDIVGSIPIIVDLRSKVGHIQSEKATLVAAIIMIAFLFVGEEILKLIGIDANSFAVAGSFVLFFLALEMILGIRLYKEDNPTTASIVPIAFPLIAGAGTMTTLLSLRAEYEKINIIVAILINIVLVYGVLKASGKIEKLLGANGLGIIRKIFGVILLAISVKLFAANVKGLFI; translated from the coding sequence ATGTTTGATTGGAAAGAAATTTTCACCATTAGCATGATTTTATTTGCTGTAATCGATATTGTAGGAAGCATTCCTATTATTGTTGATTTACGAAGTAAAGTTGGTCACATTCAATCGGAAAAAGCAACTTTAGTTGCCGCAATTATAATGATTGCTTTTTTGTTTGTAGGTGAAGAAATTTTAAAACTTATTGGAATTGACGCGAACTCGTTTGCTGTTGCAGGTTCGTTTGTATTGTTCTTTTTAGCGCTTGAAATGATTTTAGGAATTCGTTTATACAAAGAAGACAACCCCACGACGGCTTCGATTGTACCAATTGCATTTCCGTTAATTGCAGGTGCCGGAACGATGACAACGTTACTTTCTTTACGTGCCGAATACGAAAAAATTAATATTATTGTAGCGATTTTAATTAACATCGTATTAGTTTATGGTGTTTTAAAAGCCTCTGGAAAGATTGAAAAATTATTAGGCGCAAATGGTTTAGGGATAATACGTAAAATATTTGGCGTAATATTGCTAGCAATTTCAGTAAAATTGTTTGCTGCTAATGTAAAAGGATTGTTTATTTAA
- a CDS encoding DUF3109 family protein: protein MFQLEKTIVSEELFEKEFVCNLNACHGACCVDGDAGAPLDEEETKIMAEIYPKVKPFLRPEGIKAIEEQGTHVVSDFGELETPLIDGKDCAYVIFDGKTALCGIEQAYNQGVVDWKKPVSCHLYPIRVKEYSDFAAVNYHKWHICSDACSLGEELSVPVYKFVKEALIRKFGQQWYDELEKVAEELKK, encoded by the coding sequence ATGTTTCAGCTGGAAAAAACAATTGTTTCTGAAGAACTTTTTGAAAAAGAATTTGTGTGTAATCTAAACGCTTGTCACGGCGCTTGTTGTGTTGATGGCGATGCAGGTGCGCCTTTAGATGAAGAGGAAACAAAAATTATGGCTGAAATTTATCCAAAAGTTAAACCATTTCTTCGTCCTGAAGGAATTAAAGCAATTGAAGAACAAGGAACACATGTGGTTTCTGATTTTGGTGAATTAGAAACGCCTTTAATTGATGGTAAAGATTGTGCGTATGTAATTTTCGATGGAAAAACTGCTTTATGCGGAATTGAACAAGCTTACAATCAAGGTGTGGTAGATTGGAAAAAACCTGTTTCATGTCATTTGTACCCAATTCGTGTAAAAGAATATTCAGATTTTGCAGCGGTTAATTACCATAAATGGCATATTTGTTCAGATGCTTGTTCTTTAGGTGAAGAATTAAGTGTTCCAGTTTACAAATTTGTAAAAGAAGCTTTGATTCGAAAATTTGGTCAACAATGGTATGACGAATTAGAAAAAGTAGCGGAAGAATTGAAGAAGTAA
- the fbp gene encoding class 1 fructose-bisphosphatase, producing MEERNTTLGEFIIENQNSFQYSTGELSRIINSIRLAAKVVNYKVNKAGLVDIVGAAGEQNIQGEDQQKLDVFANETFIQTLINREIVCGIGSEENDDFITVAGADNSHNNKYVVLMDPLDGSSNIDVNVSVGTIFSVFRRVTPLGTPVQLEDFLQPGVNQVAAGYVIYGTSTMLVYTTGFGVNGFTLNPAIGTFYLSHPNMRYSEDGKIYSINEGNYIHFPQGVKNYLKYCQMEEGDRPYTSRYIGSLVSDFHRNMIKGGIYIYPTSSKAPKGKLRLLYECNPMAFLAEQAGGKASDGFKRIMEIQPTELHQRVPFFCGSKNMVEKAEEFMKNAE from the coding sequence ATGGAAGAAAGAAATACCACCTTAGGTGAGTTTATTATTGAGAATCAAAACTCTTTTCAATATTCAACAGGAGAATTATCACGAATTATTAACTCTATTCGTTTAGCGGCGAAAGTGGTAAACTACAAAGTGAACAAGGCAGGTTTAGTGGATATTGTTGGTGCTGCTGGCGAACAAAATATTCAAGGTGAAGACCAACAAAAGCTGGATGTTTTTGCTAACGAAACCTTTATTCAAACTTTGATTAATAGAGAAATTGTTTGTGGAATTGGTTCTGAAGAAAATGATGATTTTATTACTGTTGCTGGTGCAGATAACAGTCACAACAATAAATATGTAGTGTTGATGGATCCTTTGGACGGATCTTCAAATATTGATGTAAATGTTTCGGTAGGAACTATTTTCTCGGTTTTTAGAAGAGTAACACCATTAGGAACGCCAGTTCAATTAGAAGATTTTTTACAACCAGGTGTGAATCAAGTTGCGGCTGGATATGTTATTTACGGAACGTCAACCATGTTAGTTTATACAACAGGTTTTGGTGTTAATGGATTTACCTTAAATCCTGCAATTGGAACATTTTATTTGTCGCATCCAAACATGAGATATTCTGAAGATGGAAAAATATATTCAATTAATGAAGGGAATTATATTCATTTTCCACAAGGTGTGAAAAACTATTTGAAATATTGCCAAATGGAAGAAGGTGATCGTCCGTATACATCACGTTACATAGGTAGTTTGGTTTCCGATTTCCATAGAAATATGATAAAAGGCGGAATTTATATTTACCCAACAAGTTCAAAAGCACCAAAAGGGAAATTACGTTTGTTATATGAATGTAATCCTATGGCTTTCTTGGCAGAACAAGCCGGCGGAAAAGCCTCTGATGGATTTAAAAGAATTATGGAAATCCAACCAACAGAATTACATCAAAGAGTTCCATTCTTTTGCGGAAGTAAAAACATGGTCGAAAAAGCAGAAGAATTTATGAAAAACGCTGAGTAA
- a CDS encoding TerB family tellurite resistance protein: MSISDLFDSGFKNRNKGHFSAIVRVALSDGELTSEEKQFLDKLAVRLEISQSEYEEILENPTKYPINPPVLYVHRLERLYDLARMVYADHVLGPKQKDILTRFALALGFTPSNVSYIVDKSLSLLVLNVDLDTFIFEMQNMNK; the protein is encoded by the coding sequence ATGTCAATTTCAGATTTATTTGATAGCGGATTTAAAAATCGTAACAAAGGTCATTTTTCAGCAATTGTAAGAGTTGCCTTGTCTGATGGCGAATTAACTTCTGAAGAAAAACAATTCTTAGACAAACTTGCGGTTCGTCTTGAAATTTCTCAATCAGAATATGAAGAAATTCTTGAAAACCCTACAAAATATCCTATTAATCCTCCGGTTTTATATGTACACCGTTTAGAGCGTTTGTATGATTTAGCACGTATGGTTTATGCAGATCACGTTTTAGGTCCAAAACAAAAAGATATTTTAACACGTTTTGCTTTAGCTTTAGGCTTTACACCAAGCAACGTAAGCTATATTGTAGATAAATCTTTATCACTTTTAGTTTTAAATGTAGATTTAGATACATTTATCTTCGAAATGCAAAACATGAACAAATAA
- a CDS encoding deoxycytidylate deaminase translates to MSQKKSKYDKAYLRIAKEWGQLSYCKRKQVGAIIVKDRMIISDGYNGTPSGFENCCEDDEGLTKWYVLHAEANAISKVARSTQSCEGATLYITLSPCKDCSKLIHQSGIKRVVYHEEYKDCSGIDFLRKAGVEIELITDLT, encoded by the coding sequence ATGTCGCAAAAGAAATCAAAATACGATAAAGCCTATTTACGAATAGCAAAAGAATGGGGCCAACTCTCGTATTGTAAACGAAAGCAAGTTGGTGCGATTATTGTTAAAGATAGAATGATAATTTCAGATGGTTATAACGGAACTCCGTCTGGTTTTGAAAATTGTTGTGAAGATGATGAGGGCTTAACTAAATGGTATGTGCTTCATGCTGAAGCAAATGCAATTTCAAAAGTAGCGCGTTCTACACAATCTTGCGAAGGTGCAACGTTGTATATAACACTTTCACCTTGTAAAGATTGTAGCAAGCTTATACATCAATCGGGAATTAAAAGAGTTGTTTATCACGAAGAATATAAAGATTGTTCGGGAATAGATTTTCTAAGAAAAGCAGGTGTAGAAATTGAATTGATTACAGATTTAACATAA